In Juglans microcarpa x Juglans regia isolate MS1-56 chromosome 1S, Jm3101_v1.0, whole genome shotgun sequence, the genomic stretch GTTCTTTCACAACCGCCCTGTGcacgggtttttttttttttttttttaacaagtgcTTGAGGAAAGTATATAAGCCGACAATCttataatattcttttcatGAATAGTATTTTGTACTTGCGAACCTCATCAGAGGTATCATCCAAGTTAGAATTTCTCAGGAAAAGCCTTCAAACTCAGATTTAGATGGAAAGAGccgcaaagaagaagaagaagaatctttTAGGGAAAATGGCATACAATAGTGAATAAACTTATCACAAATTAATTTTAAGGGCCAGTAATCTGAAACCAGAAAAGGGGAGCATAAATCTTATTCAGGACATGCAACGGCACATACCTGTTAACATCTCAATTAAGTAAAACTTAACGTACCAACCCTTTGATAATCAGAATGATGATATACCTGCACATTCTGTAGATTATCTGACTGGAAAATATCCGCCAGCCTTAGTAAGATCTCAGACTTGTTAACATCCATGTCTTCAATTGCAAGGCAaacatcaatatcacttttAGAAACTCCAAACGAGTTTGCGCATGATCCATAAAGATAAAGCCGAGCTTTAGGCCATTCCGTGCAAACTAGTCTCTCCAATAATGTCAATAATTGCTTCTGCTTTGCCTTCTCTTCCTCTGCAGGTATTAGGGACTCATAAATTGCAAGAAAAGGCGCATTTAATCTACCTAAGTCACTTCGACATTGCATCTGTCTTTTTATCATTCTCATCCTTTGGCTAAGTAGCCGTTTTCCTCTGCTATCTGACCTCGCATCCTGATAAATAGCAAAAGGAAAACGTAAATCCCACATTTAAACCGCTTGTTTCTTTTAATTACCTTTCCCCTCCCAATTAATTCTCCAACACTAAGAACTCCaacatctttttatttattagagaTATGACAATACGCAATGATTTACATATTCTCACAAACAGTTGCTAACTAGAATCCGGAAGTTTATAGAAGTTACAATTCAAAACGTAGTGTTTACACATCATGTTTATGGCATTTATCTACATTCAATATAAATTCCAAAAACTTGAGCCCATTTAAGAGCCGTCATTTAAGGATAAAAGGAAATAGAACCCATAAAAAGGTCGACCTTCTCGCGAGAATTACGATGTTGACTTGCGCTATTCTTCCCATCAGACTCATCCTCAAGCAACAACGAATCGACAAGCTGTTCCCCAAAATCATCTAGTTCATGACTTCCCTCCTTCAACCTGTCTCGACCCCGGTACTTATTGCCGTTCTCAAATTCATCAATTTCATTATGCAATTTCGATACGGACTCTTCAGTATCTGAAGCCGATAGTGAATGGAGATTACTTCCCGTTGATGGCCCAGGACGATCAAGCTGTCTACTGAGGCCCAATGTGCCTGGCTTTTCACCGCGAGTCTTACCATCTTCGATTGACAATCTCCTTATCATCTCATCCTCACCTTCCCAGGAAAAGCTGCTATTACCAAATTCAAAATGATTAGCCCTTTCCTTATCCACATTGTTCTCAAATCCTCTCCTCATATTCCGAGAATCCCAATTTCCTTTTCCCCTAGGCTCGCTCGGAAACCCCGGTGGTGGCGTGGGCTTAAAGTTCCCGTTGTGGTGCTGCTTCCCCAATTCGACCCCTCGTCGCTCTTGTTCTTGAGAATCATAATTCCCACGCCTAAAAGCATCTGAATTTGGATCTGTATTAGAATTCACCCGCGGCTGGAACGGCCAATTGATATCCAACCCGTTATAGCTCTTGCTCCCAGGACCTGCTTCCCGCTCCTTCGAAGTGGTGAAATGTATATTGTCCAAAGAACTCCCAGAATTCCAACTCCCAGAATTCCCACTTAATAAACCCTCAGAGCGATGAATTTCGCTAGGAAAAGAGCCGAACTTCAGCTTGTGCTCTTGATGTTTCTGCTGCACAATAAAATTCTCGATTCCAATATTACCTCTAGTATCAAACCCCGGAAGCCCTGATCTTCTCAAGTCGTCACCGAAGAGAGTACTATTTTCTGATATCTGATTTCCGGGAAATTGATTCCGAGGAGGGGGGATGAGGTTTTGCGGAAACCCAAGGAAGTTTGATGGAAAGCCCGGGGGGCCAGGGAGAGAGTGGGGCCAAGGAGGAAGAACGTAAGGAAGATCGAGGCCGCTGGGCGGCCATAGAGGTGGAGCTAGGGGGCGAGTTGGGCCCACGGCTGCGACGGCAGGATCAACGGCCAGGGATTGCAGCTGCTGTTGTGGATGAGTCTGGGGTTGTTGGTGGCAATGGTGCTGCTTTTGTAGGAGAGAGAGTAAGAAATCAGCGCCGTTAGACGCCGGAGGAGGCGTCTGTTCACCTACGCCGCCGGTCATTGAGAGTAGACTTTGGGCGAGGCTCTACGCTCTACTTAACTAGCAAGTTTCAGCAACTCTC encodes the following:
- the LOC121245213 gene encoding UTP:RNA uridylyltransferase 1-like, which encodes MTGGVGEQTPPPASNGADFLLSLLQKQHHCHQQPQTHPQQQLQSLAVDPAVAAVGPTRPLAPPLWPPSGLDLPYVLPPWPHSLPGPPGFPSNFLGFPQNLIPPPRNQFPGNQISENSTLFGDDLRRSGLPGFDTRGNIGIENFIVQQKHQEHKLKFGSFPSEIHRSEGLLSGNSGSWNSGSSLDNIHFTTSKEREAGPGSKSYNGLDINWPFQPRVNSNTDPNSDAFRRGNYDSQEQERRGVELGKQHHNGNFKPTPPPGFPSEPRGKGNWDSRNMRRGFENNVDKERANHFEFGNSSFSWEGEDEMIRRLSIEDGKTRGEKPGTLGLSRQLDRPGPSTGSNLHSLSASDTEESVSKLHNEIDEFENGNKYRGRDRLKEGSHELDDFGEQLVDSLLLEDESDGKNSASQHRNSREKDARSDSRGKRLLSQRMRMIKRQMQCRSDLGRLNAPFLAIYESLIPAEEEKAKQKQLLTLLERLVCTEWPKARLYLYGSCANSFGVSKSDIDVCLAIEDMDVNKSEILLRLADIFQSDNLQNVQALTRARVPIVKLMDPVTGLSCDICINNVLAVVNTKLLRDYAHIDARLRQLAFIVKHWAKSRGVNETYQGTLSSYAYVIMCIHFLQQQRPAILPCLQEMETTFSVTVEGVECAFFDQVEKLRDFGSCNNETISQLVWAFFNYWAYRHDYASSVISIRTGNIISKQGKDWTRRIGNDRHLICIEDPFQVSHDLGRVVDKYSIKVLREEFERAADIMQYDPNPCGKLFEPYFHG